Proteins encoded within one genomic window of Episyrphus balteatus chromosome 1, idEpiBalt1.1, whole genome shotgun sequence:
- the LOC129907145 gene encoding uncharacterized protein LOC129907145 codes for MDGDWWTLFECFKVEKETFSDHLPITIKTQNNKSCSTRADADDLGSKILKWNKNKKEEYKTSMDALLQTKQNGSIANYLPLCDLESIVIKSATSIPKPGALFKKSAWYDRECEKLRKKCLALLNKLRKNESQSIRIDYLEANKYYKQTVKIKKRAHEEKLACELSQSKDAKEFWYLPRKLSGNYQSKELVSIPLERLRLHFESLLYQPVQITWSFAQPNIVDDLLDKEIRFEEVELVLNSLRDGKASGPDGIPAEFYKYSSQTFKENFAKALDIIYNFGTLTDQFYESLILPIYKKGDSSNPANYRGSTLLNSALKAYTTLLYKRLEKWVSVNEKLSEYQAGFRSGYSTVDNIFILTSIAQMKIDQNRKLYTFFVDFRAAFDMINRNAMFYNLYNLGISTKFVRALVKLYQQTKANIGNGKDRSERLIANRGVKQGCLVEWLTCGVSFDNTNVKVIMYADDIVILAESPSSLQLMINKLYQYCLVWGLEVNVEKSKVMIFQKGSGRTASCENWKYNEQKLEVVKKYNYLGMEMSFNLKIENHLKNKVVKAKSAICQNWKKIFSNNLITVSSKYNVFNATAKSIMFYGAQVWGIERHEDAESLLRFFLRKIFYLPFNTPKYMYHLESGLPTMFISALKLHADYLLRVVNKEESRLPKKILQYALQKKTLFIKNWVELAGNCGITINLTEANSNQWKKIFYEIIQLTDENERYAFIDKARSSTERKYYSLINYNLNENNYFKSCFSCYNIGIIFKIRGELIKLNFSPHRTAGNCSLCNLQEREDILHFIGVCLVLKEIRRHYFGKNVLLIEEVKTYLNGFDWQLLFNFYSKACAYRTRIITESF; via the coding sequence ATGGATGGTGACTGGTGGACATTGTTCGAATGTTTTAAGGTCGAAAAGGAAACATTTTCCGATCATCTgccaataacaataaaaactcaaaataacAAATCCTGCAGTACTCGAGCAGACGCTGACGATCTGGGTAGTAAAATCCTCAAatggaacaaaaataaaaaagaggaaTATAAAACGTCAATGGATGCCCtacttcaaacaaaacaaaatggatCGATCGCAAACTATTTGCCTTTATGTGACCTCGAATCAATCGTCATAAAATCGGCGACATCAATTCCCAAACCAGGTGCACTCTTTAAGAAATCCGCGTGGTATGATCGTGAATGcgaaaaacttagaaaaaagtgtttagcCTTGCTCAacaagttaagaaaaaatgaatctCAGTCGATCAGAATAGATTACTTGGAAGCAAATAAATACTATAAACAgactgttaaaataaaaaagcgaGCTCATGAAGAAAAATTGGCATGTGAACTAAGTCAAAGCAAGGATGCAAAAGAATTTTGGTATTTACCGAGAAAACTGTCTGGTAATTACCAATCAAAAGAACTGGTTTCGATTCCATTGGAAAGATTACGACTCCATTTTGAATCACTCCTTTACCAACCGGTGCAAATTACTTGGAGTTTTGCACAGCCCAACATTGTGGACGATCTTTTAGATAAGGAAATTAGATTTGAAGAAGTCGAATTGGTACTTAATTCTTTAAGAGATGGCAAAGCATCAGGTCCAGACGGCATTCCGGCTGAATTCTACAAATATAGCTCTCAAACTTTCAAAGAGAACTTCGCAAAAGCACTAGACATCATATATAACTTTGGTACACTAACTGATCAGTTTTATGAGTCCCTGATAttaccaatttataaaaaaggtgACAGCTCAAATCCAGCCAATTATAGGGGGAGCACTTTGTTGAACTCGGCGCTAAAAGCTTATACAACATTATTATACAAAAGACTCGAGAAGTGGGTTTCCGTGAACGAAAAACTCAGCGAGTATCAAGCTGGCTTCCGCTCTGGCTACTCTACTGTCGATAACATTTTCATATTAACTTCAATAGCGCAGATGAAAATAGACCAAAATAGAAAGCTGTATACCTTCTTTGTCGATTTTAGGGCTGCATTCGACATGATAAATCGAAATGCCATGTTCTACAACCTGTACAATTTAGGAATATCTACAAAATTCGTACGTGCACTTGTAAAACTTTATCAGCAAACAAAGGCAAATATAGGCAATGGTAAAGACCGATCGGAAAGACTGATTGCAAACCGAGGTGTCAAACAAGGCTGCCTGGTGGAGTGGCTTACTTGTGGGGTTAGTTTTGACAACACAAATGTTAAGGTTATCATGTACGCGGATGACATAGTTATTCTTGCCGAATCACCATCTTCGCTACAACTTATGATAAATAAGCTCTATCAGTATTGCTTAGTATGGGGTCTGGAGGTTAATGTGGAAAAATCCAAggtaatgattttccaaaaaggaTCCGGAAGAACTGCAAGCTGTGAAAATTGGAAATATAACGAACAAAAGCTCGaagtagtaaaaaaatataactatcTGGGAATGGAAATGTCGTTCaacttaaaaatagaaaaccatctaaaaaataaagttgttaAGGCGAAATCAGCAATATgccaaaattggaaaaaaatcttCAGCAACAATTTAATAACAGTTAGCTCCAAATATAATGTATTTAATGCTACAGCCAAATCTATTATGTTTTATGGTGCTCAAGTTTGGGGGATAGAACGGCACGAGGATGCGGAAAGCCTGCTGCGGTTCTTTCTAAGAAAAATCTTTTATCTTCCATTTAACACGCCAAAATATATGTATCACCTGGAATCGGGGTTACCAACAATGTTTATTTCTGCTCTTAAGCTACATGCAGATTATTTATTAAGGGTGGTAAATAAGGAAGAATCAAGACTTCCGAAGAAGATTCTTCAGTATGCACTGCAAAAGAAAACGCTCTTCATCAAAAATTGGGTTGAACTTGCCGGAAACTGTGGAATTACGATTAACTTGACAGAAGCTAACTCAAACCAGTGGAAGAAGATCTTTTATGAAATAATCCAGCTGACTGATGAAAATGAAAGATATGCTTTTATCGACAAAGCTCGCAGTTCAACAGAGCGAAAGTATTATTCATTAATCAACTACAATCTCAAtgaaaataactattttaaaagcTGTTTCTCGTGCTACAACATTGGGATCATCTTCAAAATTAGAGGCGAacttatcaaattaaatttttctccaCATCGAACGGCGGGTAACTGTAGTTTATGTAATCTGCAAGAGAGAGAAGACATCCTTCATTTTATTGGAGTCTGCCTCGTGCTCAAAGAAATAAGACGTCACTACTTTGGTAAAAATGTTCTACTCATTGAGGAAGTAAAGACTTATCTGAATGGTTTCGACTGGCAGCTTCTTTTCAACTTTTATAGTAAGGCCTGTGCTTATAGAACAAGGATAATCACCGAAAGTTTCTAA